Proteins encoded by one window of Acidobacteriota bacterium:
- the ychF gene encoding redox-regulated ATPase YchF produces MLSLGIVGLPNVGKSTLFNALTSGAAGVSNYPFATIDQNVGQVPVPDPRLRDLERLLAPSECTPCFVQFIDIAGLVRGASRGEGLGNQFLGHIRQVDALVHLVRCFPDPDIVHVLDRVDPARDVSVVETELMLADLEVLGRIVSKQQNTWRTDPRTHAREKEQFLLFQRCLEDGVPLRSLDLDPQAQRRLKGLGLLTGKPVVYVANVAEEDYSLGEDQPCVRSLRAEVAPAGPNPVLVVSASLDHELQQLDPEDREEFLNELDLPAPGPERLIRRGFQILDLVTFYTIARKKLRAWEIPRGTPAVRAAGKIHTDMEQGFIRAQVVSGPELCRTGDWKEMHQKGLIRTEGRDYEIQDGDVVEFLFSP; encoded by the coding sequence ATGCTCTCGCTGGGGATCGTCGGCCTGCCCAACGTGGGCAAGTCCACCCTCTTCAACGCGCTGACCTCGGGCGCGGCGGGCGTATCCAACTATCCCTTCGCCACCATCGACCAGAATGTGGGCCAGGTGCCGGTCCCGGACCCGCGGCTCCGGGACCTGGAGCGGTTGCTGGCGCCCAGCGAGTGCACGCCCTGTTTCGTGCAGTTCATCGACATCGCCGGCCTGGTGCGGGGCGCCAGCCGGGGAGAGGGCCTGGGGAACCAGTTCCTCGGTCACATCCGGCAGGTCGACGCTCTCGTCCACCTGGTGCGCTGTTTCCCGGACCCGGATATCGTCCATGTCCTGGATCGGGTGGACCCCGCCCGGGACGTGTCGGTCGTGGAAACGGAACTGATGTTGGCTGACTTGGAGGTCCTTGGCCGGATCGTCTCCAAGCAGCAAAACACGTGGAGGACCGATCCCCGGACCCATGCCAGGGAGAAGGAGCAGTTTCTTCTTTTCCAACGATGCCTGGAAGATGGGGTTCCCCTCAGGTCGCTGGACCTGGACCCGCAGGCACAGCGGCGCCTCAAAGGACTCGGGCTGTTGACGGGCAAGCCTGTCGTCTATGTGGCCAACGTCGCCGAGGAGGACTATTCGCTCGGCGAGGACCAGCCCTGCGTCCGGTCGCTCAGGGCGGAGGTGGCTCCCGCCGGCCCGAACCCGGTTCTGGTGGTCTCGGCATCCCTGGATCATGAACTTCAGCAGTTGGATCCCGAGGACAGGGAGGAGTTCCTGAACGAACTGGACCTGCCGGCCCCGGGTCCGGAACGGCTGATCAGACGGGGGTTCCAAATCCTGGATCTGGTGACCTTCTACACCATCGCCCGAAAAAAGCTCCGGGCCTGGGAGATTCCCCGGGGCACACCGGCCGTCCGGGCGGCCGGAAAGATCCACACCGACATGGAACAAGGATTCATCCGTGCCCAGGTTGTGTCCGGCCCGGAGCTCTGCCGGACCGGGGACTGGAAAGAGATGCACCAGAAGGGCCTGATCCGCACCGAGGGCAGGGATTACGAGATACAGGACGGAGACGTGGTGGAGTTTCTCTTCAGCCCGTGA
- a CDS encoding PIG-L family deacetylase codes for MDPERLEINRCEPARSGSGPLFPAVLFLLSVFSIPLAATPLELEEDQGLTGFGLALRRLPPTGSLLYITAHPDDENNAVLAKVSRGLGIRTALLSLTRGDGGQNEIGPELFEALGVLRTQELMRVHRFDGARLYFTRAYEFGYSFSVEETLQRWGEEVLRDVVRVIREFRPDVILTLNPHGAGGGQHHQASGRLAAQAVELASDASRFPEQLEEGLRTWQPSRLYQAPGVGWAWGDGSSASSRTAAIEVGEYDPLLGESYAEFGARARSSHRCQGMNVLPEPGSRTAYFRLIEGDTDLGDGTGFFDGLDISLMRVARHDRELAGGLEKLQRLIGQIRDDYAESHLDQAAAGVMQGLALVRELAARTGNAEARFLLRAKEQDFLAAARRGHFIYLDALVRQSRDGRVNPGEELLVQVRFLSRSGRPARLRSVQLSGAGDWNVRSLGRSGPISEFRATVPAEAGYTQPYWFRPDSKIDLFSVREGFSGVEAVSPSALKAQVTYVSDGVEASAEVPVRYRWFDPVIGGERRRELQVVPDVTLELEPEVRIFVPGATQGKIFHVRVENESPGSLDTVVELLAPAGWRVQPRTRDLSFRREGETATVKFEVEPPQHLEPGSYRLEARARVGGRTYSQGYRSIDYHHVETRHLYRQARSLVQAFDVKVAPVRVGYVMGVGDQVPAAIEDLGLELNFLDASDLAEGDLSGFDVIATGVRAYLNRADLRSNNHRLLEYVRQGGHLLVQYNKYEFNREQYGPYPARIHRPHDRVTDETSLVRVLEPDHPALTWPNTITDADWEGWVQERGLYFLGEWDPAYRPLLELRDPFPYNPEAKRGALVVARYGKGTYAYTGLGFFRQLPAGVPGAFRLWANLLSLGKAP; via the coding sequence ATGGATCCCGAAAGACTTGAAATCAACCGTTGCGAGCCAGCACGATCCGGAAGCGGACCGCTTTTCCCGGCGGTGCTCTTCCTGCTGTCAGTGTTCTCCATTCCACTGGCCGCGACTCCGCTGGAGTTGGAAGAGGACCAGGGGCTGACCGGCTTCGGCTTGGCGTTGCGGCGTCTCCCGCCCACGGGTTCTCTGCTTTACATCACGGCCCACCCCGACGACGAAAACAACGCCGTCCTGGCCAAGGTGAGCCGGGGGCTCGGGATCCGCACCGCGCTTCTGAGCCTGACCCGGGGAGACGGAGGACAGAACGAGATCGGTCCGGAACTGTTCGAAGCTCTGGGAGTGCTCAGGACCCAGGAACTCATGCGGGTGCATCGTTTCGACGGCGCTCGCCTGTACTTCACCCGGGCCTATGAGTTCGGCTACTCCTTCAGCGTCGAGGAAACCTTGCAACGCTGGGGCGAGGAAGTGCTGCGGGACGTGGTCCGGGTGATCCGGGAGTTCCGGCCGGACGTGATCTTGACCCTCAACCCCCATGGCGCGGGTGGGGGACAACATCACCAGGCGTCGGGGCGCCTGGCGGCGCAGGCCGTCGAGTTGGCCTCGGACGCCTCTCGTTTCCCGGAACAGCTTGAGGAAGGCCTTCGGACCTGGCAGCCATCCCGCCTGTATCAGGCGCCGGGTGTGGGGTGGGCTTGGGGTGATGGAAGTTCCGCATCGAGCCGGACGGCCGCCATCGAAGTGGGCGAATATGATCCGCTGCTGGGAGAATCGTACGCCGAGTTTGGAGCCCGGGCCCGGAGCAGCCATCGCTGCCAAGGGATGAACGTCCTGCCCGAGCCAGGATCGCGTACGGCTTACTTCCGTCTGATCGAGGGCGATACGGATCTGGGTGACGGAACCGGCTTCTTCGACGGCCTCGATATCTCATTGATGAGAGTGGCCCGGCATGATCGGGAGTTGGCCGGCGGCCTGGAGAAACTCCAACGTCTGATCGGGCAGATCCGGGACGACTACGCCGAGTCTCATCTCGATCAGGCGGCTGCGGGAGTCATGCAGGGCTTGGCGCTGGTCCGGGAATTGGCAGCCCGGACCGGCAATGCCGAGGCTCGATTTCTGCTTCGAGCCAAGGAGCAGGACTTTCTTGCGGCCGCCCGCCGGGGGCACTTCATCTACCTGGACGCGCTGGTCCGCCAGAGCCGGGACGGACGCGTCAATCCGGGAGAAGAACTGCTGGTCCAGGTCCGCTTTCTGAGCCGTTCCGGGCGTCCGGCACGCCTGCGCTCGGTTCAGTTGTCGGGCGCTGGAGATTGGAACGTCCGGAGCCTGGGAAGATCCGGTCCCATCAGCGAGTTCCGGGCCACGGTCCCGGCCGAGGCCGGCTACACGCAGCCGTACTGGTTTCGGCCCGATTCGAAAATCGATCTTTTTTCGGTCCGCGAAGGTTTCAGCGGCGTCGAGGCGGTGAGTCCATCAGCCTTGAAAGCCCAGGTCACGTATGTCTCGGACGGTGTCGAAGCCAGCGCCGAGGTTCCGGTCCGGTACCGCTGGTTCGACCCGGTGATCGGCGGCGAGCGGCGGCGGGAACTCCAGGTGGTCCCGGATGTGACTCTCGAGTTGGAGCCGGAGGTCCGGATCTTCGTTCCGGGCGCCACGCAAGGGAAGATCTTTCACGTCCGCGTGGAGAACGAGAGTCCCGGGAGTCTCGATACGGTCGTGGAGTTGCTGGCTCCGGCGGGCTGGCGGGTGCAACCCCGGACTCGCGATCTGTCGTTCCGGCGGGAGGGGGAGACCGCCACCGTCAAATTTGAAGTGGAGCCGCCGCAACATCTCGAACCGGGCAGCTACCGGCTCGAGGCCCGGGCGAGAGTCGGAGGCAGGACCTACTCCCAGGGCTACCGGTCCATCGACTACCATCATGTCGAGACCCGGCACCTCTATCGGCAGGCCCGGTCGCTGGTCCAGGCGTTCGATGTGAAGGTGGCCCCGGTCCGGGTCGGCTACGTGATGGGAGTCGGCGATCAGGTCCCGGCCGCGATCGAGGATCTGGGATTGGAACTCAACTTCCTGGACGCCTCGGATCTGGCCGAGGGAGACCTGTCCGGTTTCGACGTCATCGCCACCGGTGTCCGGGCCTATCTGAACCGCGCCGACCTGAGATCCAACAACCATCGGCTTCTGGAATATGTGCGCCAGGGCGGGCATTTGCTGGTCCAGTACAACAAGTACGAGTTCAACCGGGAGCAGTACGGTCCCTACCCGGCGCGCATTCACCGTCCCCACGATCGGGTCACGGACGAGACGTCGCTGGTGCGAGTCCTGGAGCCCGATCATCCTGCGCTGACCTGGCCGAACACCATCACCGATGCCGATTGGGAGGGATGGGTCCAGGAACGGGGTCTCTACTTTTTGGGGGAATGGGACCCGGCTTATCGACCGTTGCTCGAGTTGCGGGACCCCTTCCCTTACAACCCCGAGGCCAAGCGTGGAGCCCTGGTCGTGGCCCGCTACGGGAAGGGGACTTATGCCTATACCGGCCTGGGGTTTTTCAGGCAACTCCCCGCCGGTGTGCCGGGCGCCTTCCGGCTCTGGGCCAATCTGTTGTCCTTGGGAAAAGCGCCGTGA
- a CDS encoding carbon-nitrogen hydrolase family protein, translating into MGDTYWAAAVQMTSGEDKERNLETAERLVREAAERGARLVALPELFNCLGRKEQVIRAAEPVPGPTSRRMGDLARRFRITLLAGSLCERAEGRDRVYNTSLLFDSSGSLLARYRKIHLFDVDLPGRVSYQESSWVAPGRDVVSAETDHGRLGLSICYDLRFPELYRSLVVRGCRILLVPSAFSLPTGRDHWEVLLRSRAIENQAYVIAPNQCGRHTPAFATCGRSAIIDPWGVSLAVAPDGEGVILARLDARRQETIRRELPALSHRRLDPAGSTKRI; encoded by the coding sequence ATGGGCGACACCTATTGGGCAGCGGCGGTCCAGATGACCTCGGGAGAGGACAAGGAGCGCAATCTGGAGACCGCCGAGCGGCTGGTCCGGGAAGCTGCCGAGCGGGGCGCCCGGCTGGTGGCGTTGCCGGAACTCTTCAACTGCCTGGGCCGCAAGGAACAGGTGATCCGCGCCGCCGAGCCGGTCCCGGGTCCCACCAGCCGAAGGATGGGTGATCTGGCGCGCCGTTTCCGGATCACTTTGTTGGCAGGCAGCCTCTGCGAGCGCGCCGAGGGCCGGGACCGGGTCTATAACACCAGTCTTCTTTTCGACAGCTCGGGATCCCTCCTGGCCCGTTACCGCAAGATCCACCTCTTCGACGTGGACCTGCCTGGAAGGGTGTCCTACCAGGAGTCGAGTTGGGTGGCTCCCGGCCGCGACGTCGTCTCCGCCGAAACGGACCATGGCCGCCTGGGCCTTTCCATCTGCTACGATCTGCGCTTCCCGGAACTGTATCGGAGTCTCGTTGTCCGGGGCTGCCGGATCCTGCTGGTCCCGTCGGCCTTCTCGCTGCCGACGGGGCGGGATCACTGGGAGGTCCTTTTGCGCAGCCGCGCCATCGAGAATCAGGCCTACGTCATCGCGCCCAATCAGTGCGGCCGGCACACGCCTGCATTCGCCACCTGCGGACGTTCCGCCATCATCGATCCCTGGGGAGTTTCCCTGGCCGTGGCTCCCGACGGCGAAGGTGTGATCCTGGCCCGGCTGGATGCCCGGCGTCAGGAGACCATTCGCCGGGAACTCCCCGCCCTGAGCCACCGGAGACTTGACCCCGCCGGATCGACTAAGCGAATATGA